From one Pigmentibacter ruber genomic stretch:
- a CDS encoding response regulator yields MPNYKPINKDSLILVVDDFPTMRKIVKSVLKQLGYQNIVEAEDGQLALNTLAINPAIEFIVSDWNMPNMTGIELLKTVRAHKDERIKNLPFLMVTAEADKDNIVEAVKSGVSNYIVKPFNAATMKEKIDKIFAKK; encoded by the coding sequence ATGCCAAATTATAAACCTATAAATAAGGATTCACTTATACTTGTTGTAGATGACTTTCCTACAATGCGTAAAATAGTAAAAAGTGTATTAAAACAGCTTGGTTATCAAAATATCGTTGAAGCAGAAGATGGTCAATTAGCATTGAACACTTTAGCAATCAATCCGGCGATAGAATTTATTGTAAGTGACTGGAATATGCCAAATATGACTGGCATTGAGTTATTAAAAACTGTTAGAGCCCATAAAGATGAAAGAATCAAAAATCTTCCATTTTTAATGGTTACAGCAGAAGCCGATAAAGACAATATTGTTGAAGCTGTTAAAAGTGGTGTCAGCAATTATATAGTTAAGCCATTTAATGCCGCTACGATGAAGGAAAAAATTGATAAAATTTTTGCTAAGAAATAA
- a CDS encoding sigma-70 family RNA polymerase sigma factor has product MAFSGTAQKKTLHEETNEKQKTKKIPQNQTRAVPLTSDPMRNQIIMDYAPLIKYIAQKIAARLPSNIDLDDLFSAGVIGLMDAIDKYDPSRDNKFKTYAEFRVRGAMLDELRNQDWVPRSVRESNKKEDKAKLELEHKFGRPATEREIAEFLEVPLEEYQERMGRTRVSMMSLEELGGTSSSDKKSLLECLENPNSKNPFMQLKNKGVRDIIIKTVEELPEKQKLVLSLYYYEDLNLKEIGRILDVTESRVSQLHTQAVQKMKLKLRHLLQE; this is encoded by the coding sequence ATGGCTTTTTCAGGAACAGCGCAAAAGAAAACTTTGCATGAAGAAACAAATGAAAAACAAAAAACAAAAAAAATTCCGCAAAATCAGACAAGAGCTGTTCCTTTAACCAGTGATCCCATGCGCAATCAAATTATTATGGATTATGCTCCATTGATAAAGTATATTGCGCAAAAAATTGCAGCTAGATTGCCCTCTAATATTGATTTAGATGATTTATTTTCTGCTGGTGTAATTGGCCTTATGGATGCTATTGATAAATATGATCCTAGTCGAGATAATAAATTTAAAACTTATGCTGAATTTCGTGTGCGTGGGGCAATGCTTGATGAATTGCGAAACCAAGATTGGGTACCGAGGAGTGTAAGAGAAAGTAACAAGAAAGAAGATAAAGCTAAACTTGAACTTGAACATAAATTTGGACGACCTGCAACAGAAAGAGAAATTGCGGAGTTTTTAGAAGTTCCTTTGGAAGAATACCAAGAGCGTATGGGAAGAACTCGAGTATCTATGATGAGTTTAGAAGAACTTGGTGGAACCAGTTCAAGTGACAAAAAATCTTTACTTGAATGTTTAGAAAATCCAAATTCAAAGAATCCTTTTATGCAGTTGAAAAACAAGGGAGTCCGCGATATTATTATAAAAACAGTGGAAGAATTGCCTGAAAAACAAAAGCTAGTGTTAAGTCTTTATTACTATGAAGACTTAAATTTAAAAGAAATTGGCCGAATATTAGATGTTACGGAGTCTCGAGTCTCTCAACTTCACACCCAAGCTGTGCAAAAAATGAAGTTAAAACTGAGACATCTTCTGCAGGAATAG
- the flhF gene encoding flagellar biosynthesis protein FlhF, whose protein sequence is MEIRKFESFSLQDAIKLVKLELGRDAVILSTKEKEIYSEELQKNCRIYEVTASPSATVHGKVINPKSAEHLPKVDFPRIKPRNEATVVKGDPTPNRQKSTLISPTLSTLNQETRNMARSLASALTKEPAKERLFSKETINNPNNTELNEQTLEEMSVLKSEISKVRKELESLPQVDITEQMQEIKVLLHDIMREKYKKSTDNGNSHVTDIGIRLRSAGVSENFINHLTTWLNTLEDPKNKEELINSPEKTKEFYLSSAIKFIFKYLKVTGPFRVEKSKKKVVCFVGPTGVGKTTTLAKIAAKLKLTDLADVELISMDSYRIAASDQLRVYSKILDCHFAEISDKNELVNYISKHNNYDYILIDTAGRSSRFSDQMETLKKLAEAPLPIEFHLVLSCTMKQRDIDETIRGFRFLTPASLIFTKLDESWAFGEILNTSVQNKLPLSYFTTGQRVPEDIEIASKERVVERLLKL, encoded by the coding sequence ATGGAAATTAGAAAATTTGAATCATTTTCCCTCCAGGATGCCATAAAACTTGTTAAGTTAGAATTAGGTAGAGATGCAGTAATTTTATCTACTAAAGAAAAAGAGATTTACTCTGAAGAGTTACAAAAAAATTGCAGAATTTATGAAGTTACAGCTTCTCCAAGTGCAACTGTGCATGGAAAAGTTATAAATCCAAAATCAGCAGAACATCTCCCAAAAGTTGATTTTCCAAGAATTAAACCAAGAAATGAAGCAACTGTCGTTAAAGGAGATCCCACTCCAAATAGACAAAAAAGTACTTTAATTTCTCCTACTCTTTCGACTTTAAATCAAGAAACTAGAAATATGGCTCGATCATTAGCTAGCGCTTTAACTAAAGAGCCAGCCAAAGAACGTTTGTTTTCTAAAGAAACAATAAATAATCCAAATAATACAGAATTAAATGAGCAAACTCTTGAAGAAATGAGTGTATTAAAATCTGAAATATCTAAAGTAAGAAAAGAGCTGGAAAGTTTACCTCAAGTTGATATAACTGAGCAAATGCAAGAAATTAAAGTCTTATTACATGATATTATGCGCGAAAAATATAAAAAATCGACTGATAATGGAAATTCGCATGTAACCGATATTGGTATAAGGCTCAGAAGTGCTGGTGTATCTGAAAATTTTATAAATCATCTAACTACTTGGTTAAATACATTAGAAGATCCTAAAAATAAAGAAGAATTAATTAATTCTCCAGAGAAAACAAAAGAATTTTATTTAAGTTCTGCAATAAAATTTATATTTAAGTATTTAAAAGTAACTGGCCCATTTCGAGTAGAAAAAAGCAAGAAAAAAGTTGTCTGTTTTGTGGGGCCCACGGGTGTTGGCAAAACAACAACTTTAGCTAAAATTGCTGCTAAACTAAAATTAACTGATTTAGCTGATGTTGAATTAATATCAATGGATTCTTATAGAATAGCAGCAAGTGATCAATTAAGAGTTTATTCTAAAATATTGGATTGTCATTTTGCTGAAATTTCAGATAAAAATGAACTTGTAAATTATATTTCTAAGCATAATAATTATGATTATATTTTAATTGATACTGCTGGTAGAAGTTCTAGATTTTCTGATCAAATGGAAACTTTAAAGAAACTTGCAGAAGCTCCACTTCCAATTGAATTTCATTTAGTTTTGTCATGTACAATGAAACAAAGGGATATTGATGAAACAATTCGCGGGTTTCGATTTTTAACTCCTGCAAGTCTAATTTTCACTAAATTAGATGAATCTTGGGCATTTGGAGAGATATTAAATACTAGTGTGCAAAATAAATTACCACTCAGTTACTTTACAACTGGACAAAGAGTTCCTGAAGATATTGAAATTGCATCAAAAGAAAGAGTTGTGGAGCGCTTACTTAAACTCTAA
- a CDS encoding substrate-binding periplasmic protein: MLKLLKKNKISYVSLGTIYWTRIRKKWPVAEIIRQALKLEGYNLELVFMPWARAMAESEKASDSIDGCMPKYYDEEVVSKFEFSDPFFESQVGFIGNKKNNKEINYIYDKDDLNKTYDKLNNLSFGIVRGYFNEEKFDKRNDLKKIDVTTDEMNMSNLINKKVDLIFIDNFVFKYLLRKNYKLNISPADFTMLNPPIKVHNLYIIFSKKAVDYKEKLKSFNLGMKKLSKQKKLGKIIREFEDFR, encoded by the coding sequence ATGTTGAAGCTGTTGAAAAAAAATAAAATTAGCTACGTTAGCTTGGGAACCATATATTGGACCCGAATTAGAAAAAAATGGCCTGTTGCAGAGATTATTCGTCAAGCATTAAAATTAGAAGGTTATAATTTAGAATTAGTATTTATGCCTTGGGCTAGAGCTATGGCTGAGTCAGAAAAAGCTAGTGATAGCATAGATGGCTGTATGCCAAAATATTATGATGAAGAAGTTGTTTCAAAATTTGAATTTTCTGATCCATTTTTTGAAAGTCAAGTTGGATTTATTGGGAATAAAAAAAATAACAAAGAAATAAATTATATATATGATAAAGATGATTTAAATAAAACTTATGATAAATTAAATAATCTTTCTTTTGGAATTGTGCGAGGATATTTTAACGAAGAAAAATTTGATAAAAGGAATGATTTAAAAAAGATTGATGTTACAACTGATGAAATGAATATGAGCAATTTAATTAATAAAAAAGTTGATCTAATTTTTATTGATAATTTTGTTTTTAAGTACTTATTAAGGAAAAATTATAAATTAAATATATCTCCTGCTGATTTTACAATGCTAAATCCTCCAATAAAAGTCCATAATTTATATATTATTTTTTCTAAAAAAGCTGTTGATTATAAAGAAAAATTAAAATCTTTTAATTTGGGGATGAAGAAATTAAGTAAGCAAAAAAAACTTGGAAAAATAATTCGTGAATTTGAAGACTTTAGATAA
- a CDS encoding MinD/ParA family protein, with protein sequence MFDQASSLREMMRNIQKENLNFSKPVTYQPKVPTVLAISGGKGGVGKTLTTANLGLCMARMGMRTLLIDGDFGLANLDVVLNLRPQFTLDDVLCGERHLKDIIMTGVEGVRIIPSSSGVMRVPELDKLQKLMLLDQIESLDEEFDVVLIDTPAGVSKNVQYWTSSSAEVIMVVTPEPTSLADCYASIKILSQTTAETNFKLIVNMVRNDLEAKKIYDKISTLSDEYLQVRVEYLGHIPFDEVVRNSVRDRVPYVQKYPFSQASQGLRDISRQIITQGTVGQLKGTMQFFWRKMVAANSPDIIGYK encoded by the coding sequence GTGTTTGATCAAGCTTCTAGTTTAAGAGAAATGATGAGAAATATTCAAAAAGAAAATTTAAATTTTTCTAAACCTGTTACATACCAACCTAAAGTACCAACTGTTCTCGCTATTTCTGGTGGTAAAGGAGGTGTTGGAAAAACTTTAACTACGGCAAATTTAGGTCTTTGTATGGCTAGGATGGGAATGCGAACATTACTTATTGATGGAGATTTTGGTTTAGCAAATTTAGATGTTGTTTTAAATTTACGACCTCAATTTACTTTAGATGATGTTCTTTGTGGAGAAAGACATTTAAAAGATATTATTATGACAGGTGTTGAAGGCGTCAGAATTATTCCTTCTTCTAGTGGTGTTATGCGTGTTCCTGAATTAGATAAATTACAGAAGTTAATGCTTCTAGATCAAATAGAATCTCTGGATGAAGAATTTGATGTTGTTTTGATTGACACTCCAGCTGGTGTATCAAAAAATGTACAATATTGGACTTCTTCATCTGCTGAAGTCATTATGGTTGTTACCCCTGAACCAACTAGTTTAGCTGATTGTTATGCAAGTATAAAAATTCTTTCTCAGACAACAGCAGAAACTAATTTTAAATTAATAGTAAATATGGTTCGAAATGATTTAGAAGCAAAAAAAATATATGATAAAATATCAACTTTATCAGATGAATATTTACAAGTAAGAGTCGAATATTTAGGGCATATCCCTTTTGATGAAGTTGTCAGAAATTCAGTTAGAGATAGAGTTCCATACGTCCAAAAATATCCATTTTCGCAAGCTTCCCAAGGTTTACGAGATATATCAAGACAAATTATTACACAAGGTACCGTTGGCCAGCTTAAAGGAACAATGCAGTTTTTTTGGAGAAAAATGGTTGCAGCAAATTCACCTGATATAATTGGGTATAAATAG